In Bacteroidota bacterium, the genomic window GAAACATCCCCTCCCCAACGATGCACATCACGAACAATTGTTGAGCTGATCAATCCGTATTCCTGCGCCGGCAGCAAAAACACAGTCTCAAGCCCCGGATTTAGTTTTCGATTGGCATCAGCCATCGGCCGCTCGTACTCAAAATCACTCACCTGGCGCAATCCTCGTAGTAAGGCGACAGCATTCCGCTCGCGCGCATGATCCGCGATCAAGCCTTTAAAACTGTGTACCGAAACCCGATCCAGGTGTGCAACACAGGCCTCGATAAGCTGGCAGCGTTCCTCTGGATCAAAGAGTGCCTTTTTGGAGGAATTCACTGCAACCGTGACCTCAATTCGGTCGAAAATACTGAGGCCACGTTCGAGCAGATCGAGGTGTCCGAGGGTGAAGGGATCAAAAGAACCAGGAAAAAGAGCTACACGCATTGCTTCAGCTTGGTTGAGACTTGCGAGAAACGGGTCTGCGCAAAAGGGCTGTTACTTTTGAAAAATAGAGACAGTGGTCCGTCCGTACGACTTTACCCGCACTACCCGGTCATCGTCTTCAAAATTGTGTTGCTGATCGTGTTCGAGCGAAAACATGCCGCCCGGCTTGAGCAAAGGCCAAACACGATCGGGCAAACGCTCTATGCCGTCCAGCGCATACGGGGGATCGGCAAAAACAATATCAAACGGCTCACCGTGGTAAGATCGCAAAAAACTGGCAACTTCCGTTTGGTAGAATACCGTGGCCTCGTCAACACCCAGGGTCGTAGCGTTTTCGCGGCATATTTTCATCACCCGGCTGTTCGATTCGACAAAATAGACGAGATTTGCGCCCCTGCTAATGGCTTCGAGACCAAGCGAACCGGTGCCAGCAAATAAATCCAGGATCTGGATATCTTCAAAATCTATTCGGCTGGTGAGCAGGTTGAAAAGCGATTCGCGCGTACGATCCGTTGTTGGTCGCGTCAGGTGCCCTTTGGGGGCTTTTAAGGTTCTGCTCCGTAACGAGCCGGCTATGATACGCATAGGTGGTAAGCGATCAATCAGACAAGAGACAATGCGATGTAGTTGAGCGGCGGTCCCGCTGCTACATCGCGATCCCAATGCAGGGTGCGTACGCTTCTGCGGTAAAATGCATACCCGGACCTTTACGGTCGAGGGAGACAATTTCCATGGGATTCAGCACTTCGGGTGTTTTTTTAAAGATCTCCTGCAATACTGAGAACACCTCAGCATCGATATCTTCGCCATAGATGTAAAGTTGCCCCACAGCGGCACGGTCGATATTGAGCCGGCGCAACAGGGAAAGCGCGAAATAGACGCTATCTGTAGGCGTACTGGTATCGGTGTAGTGGCTGTAATTCCAGGCAAAGTCCTGACACAACACGTACTCAATGTGGGTTTTATAGTAGCCAATGGCGAGGGCATAAGGTGCATCAGCCCCAGCAATCATGTTCTCATTGCGTGCCATGGCTTCAATCGCATTGGCGGTACCCCGCGTACTCAAATTGAACCGAAAATGGTCGTGCGGTAAGGCAGATAAAATATCGTTCAACTGACCATGGATGCGCTCGTGAACGCCAAGGACATGAAACCACTCCACAACCCGACCATTGTCGAGTTTTTCCGTGCGCACAACATCTGCAGTCAGATGCAAGGGCAACGGAGGTGTGGTCGAGGTAAGCAAGGTGGCTTCTTCCTGGAGGCGCCATTTGCGCTCATCCTCGGTAAGGTCCACATAGAGCGGGGTAAAGAAAGAAAAGCAGTTGCTGGGGTGAAACACAACGTTCAGTTCCGTAGCGACAGATTCCGAAAAAACGTCGTTTAGGGCTTCGGTGAGTGTTTCGAGTTGGGCTGGCTGCGCCCCCTCAGAGAGGGAACGCGCCATATTAAAATCAAACTCGCAGCTACCCAGCTTCAACAATTTATAGTCAGAACCATTCCGTTCGACTTCAGCATAGCGCAGCGTCGACTCATACAGGTCAACGCCGGCCCGCACAAAAGCTCCCATAGGGTATCCTCTGCTCCCTTCTTGTCACGTCCAGATTACTGACCCGGGAGCCACCTGAATGTACGAGGGATTATTATTCCCAACTGGCTGCATTGAGCAGCGTCACATCCGACAATAAAGTGCCAATTGAGTCGTCAGAATCCGGGTCTGCCAACAAATATGTTTTGACGCGGGATGTGTCGTTCGTTGAGTATGTAAACATCTTGCCGGTACGCGGCGAGTAAATCAGCGAATCGAGATTGAGTTCCATACCGAGTACGCTATCTCGCTTCATGCTAAAGACGGAATCCATCTTGGCAAAAAGCGCCAGCGAGTCGATTGTTGAAGGAAAACGCTCGTATTGTGATTCATACTGAATAGCAACCTGGCGCACCTGGTCCATACGTGCGCGGGTCAGTTCAGTCAATTCTTGTTGCCGTTCAATTTCTTCATACGGCTCTGTAATAGAGAGGTACAAGAAATACGACAATGCTGCGATCAAGACCCATAAAAGAATCTGAAGGCCTGTACGAAGGCTACCTGAAGCCATAATTCGATTTACTCCGGGTGGGTTTTGGTGGTACGGTAATTCGTTTTAACGCGTCGCGTGGGTGATAACGCCCCTGGTTGCGACGGATAATTGCATTTAAATGCTGGTGCGCACTCAAATGCATGTATTCTCGGGGTCCTACAAGAATATGAGCGTTGAAAATACTGGCCCTTCCTTCTAAATGCAACTCCCCTCGCGTGGGATGCGCGGTTAATTGACAAAACAAAGGTGAACCATGTGAAGTTTGAGGCTCATACCTGCGTGTGGTATAAAAAAAGACCACTTAGCTTTAAGATAGTTGCCCTGCCCGAAAATGAACACATCCACCAAAAAAATCACCCGTTTATTAATAAACATTGACCATGTGGCAACCTTGCGCAATGCACGCCGGGAGGCCTTTCCTGACCCGGTTCACGCTGCTGTACTCGCTGAAACGGCCGGCGCAGACGGGATTGTTTTCCACCATCGCGTGGATGAGCGGCACATCAATGAACGCGATGTGCGAATACTCAAAGAGGTTGTCAAGACGAAACTGGATTTTGAACTCTCCATGAATGAGGGGATCATTGCGCTTTGCTGTGAGATCCAGCCCCCATTGGCGACACTTGTCCCTGAAAAAAGGGAAGAAGTGACCACTGAAAGCGGGTTAGACATTATTAAACACAAATCGCGGATCAAAGCGGTTACCGCACAGTTGTTCGACGCCGGCATAGAGGAAGTAGCCCTTTTTGTCGACCCTGACCCTGCACAAATCGAAGCGGTTGCGGCAACGGGGGCAAACTGTATTGAATTGCACACGGGTGAATACGCTGTAGCTGCCTCCCATGCAGAACGGATGCGCCAAATCGAACGGTTGGCCGCTGCCGCAACGCAGGCGCATGCTATGGGCATTACCGTCCATGCCGGCCACGGACTCGATTACAGCAACTATGCCCTGTTCAAACAACACGTACCGTACATCAGCGAAGTGTCGATTGGTTTTGCGGTTATTGCCCGTGCCATGTTTATTGGTTTCGAACAGGCCGTACGCGAAATGTTACAAATTGTTAAAAACTGAATTTTTCAGGCGAATAAAATCAAACCCGTTTTGAGCAAGAATACCGAAATCCCCTCTCCCCACCGTAGCGGATATATCGCGCTGATCGGCAAACCCAATGTGGGTAAAAGCACGCTGATTAACGCATTGGTTGGGCAAAAAATGTCGATTGTTACCTCTAAACCGCAAACGACGCGGCACCGGGTACTCGGTATACATTCTACGGATGACTACCAGGCTATTTTCCTGGATACCCCCGGCGTATTGGAGCCCAAATACAAGCTGCACGCAGCCATGATGCGCAACGTCCACAGCGCGGCTGATGATGCAGATGTCATCTTAATGATTGTCGATGTACGCGATGACCCTAAAGACGTTATGGACCTGGGTGTTCTCAAAGGTAAGCCCGTCTTTCTTGTCATCAACAAAATTGACCTGATTCCAGAGAAAGAGGCGCTGCCTCTGGCTGAAGCGTACGCCGAGATGTACAATTTTGAAGGAATTATCCCTATTTCGGCGCTAAAAGGCGCCAACCTGGATCGGCTCAAATCACTCTTTCTCACCTACCTGCCGGCCGGCCCTCCCTTTTACCCCAAAGAAATGATCAGCGAGCACCCGGTGCGCTTCTTTGTTGCAGAAATTATCCGGGAGAAGATCTTTGAGTTTTACAGCAAAGAAATCCCTTATTCAACCCAGGTTAATATTACAGTATACAAGGAGCGGGAAAAGAAAAAGGACCTGATCGACGCTGAAATTGTTGTCGAACGCAATTCACAAAAAGGCATCCTGATCGGCAAAGGCGGAAGTGCGCTGAAACGCGTTGGCTCTGCGGCGCGCAAAGACATCGAAGCCCTCATAGACCGGGAAATCTTTCTACAACTCCACGTGAAGGTCCGCGAAGGCTGGCGAAATCATGACAATTTGCTCAAGTCTTTTGGGTACGGCAAACAATAGAACAGACCAAATCACACTGCTTTTATGGCCATTTCTTTTGAAACTGAACAGGAGCGCGAGGTCTGGGGCGTAATCAACGCAATCAATGAAGCCTGGGTAAATGATCGGGCCGAGCAAGTTGCGTTGCACTTGCACCCTGATTGTGTAATGACGTCTCCAGACTTTGATCAATACCTGCGCGGCAAGCAAGCCGTGGTAGACAGCTACATCGCCTACACAAAAATGGCACGCACCCTCGCGTTTGGTATCGCCAACGCAAGCGTCGACATTTTTGGCGATATGGCCATGGTCAATACTACGTTTGTTATGACCTACCAACTCGAAGGGAAAACCTACCAGAGTTCCGGACGCGATATCTGGACCCTGAAGCACGCAAACAACCGCTGGTACGGTATCTGGCGCTCACTGGCAGATATGCAGGAGGAGGCGTCCGGTTAAGGCATCCTAAACCCTTCGATGCGGACTTTCTATATCGAATTCACCTCTCTCAAGGGGCAAATTTGTGACGTCCTGTTACGATGTCGAGCGCTATGGTTGCATGTACAACCCCTTTTCCAACCTCCTGCGCGCCACCTCCGGCAACGCGGCTGATGCGTCAAAATGATGAAGCCGAAACGTACGCCGGCGTGGATACCCTTTGCGAGAAGCCAGAAAAAACGCGCCCTGCTCCACTTTCGGCAAACTCAATAATGCCCGGAAAGCAGCATCATCAGCCCGGATATCGTACATCTGCCTGATCACATTCAGCATCCACGCTTCGTCGTCAACGGGCACGGCCGGCATCTCCAACAAGAGTTGATCTTCTGCTGTCGGCTGGAGGATACTGGCTGGCTCCCAGCCGCCATCAACCCCATAGTGCGCGGTAAACGCCTCGTAAATCTGAATGGTACCGTTGACCTTGCCCTCATAAGAATGTCCTGCGATGTGCGGCGTCCCGATATCGACCAGCGATAGCAACTCCGTATCAATTTCGGGTTCGTATTCCCATACATCGAGAATAACTGCACCCAGGTGGCCGGCTTTAAGCACGGATTTCAACGCCTCATTGGATACGATAGCACCCCGAGCTGCATTAACCAGCCAGGCATCGGGCTTCATTTGCAGCAAACGCGCTTTGTCTAACAAGTGATGCGTTGCGTGCGCGCCGGTTTTGGTAAGCGGTGTATGCGTGGTAACAATGTCTGATTGCGCAAGCAGGGTGTCGAGTGAAACCACGGGAAACGGGTGTGTATGGCCTGGTTTATTGCCAAACTGAGGGGGATCGTTCACCAGTATCTGCATCCCCAGTGCCGGCAGGCGTTTTGCCAGACGGCCACCGATGCTGCCGGCGCCAACAATGCCAACCGTTTTCCCTTTCAAGGTGGTCTTTTGGCGCGCAGCAACCTCGTAGAGGGCTGCCAACACGTATTCAACAACAGATTCTGCATTACACGCCGGCGCGTGGTAAAACGGTACGTTACGCGACACCAGATAGGCTTTGTCTACATGATCAGTGCCTACCGTGGCAGAAGCCACAAATTGCACAGGGGTACCGGCAAGTAACGCATGGTCGACCCGGGTACCACTGCGAATAAGCAAAATGTCTATATAGTTTAGATCCTTAGCGGTAAGTCGATTCCCTTTACATAACGTAATATTTCCAAGATTCCCGAAAGCATCGGTTGCAAACAGAATCTTTTCTTCAGACAGGATATTAAACATATATATTACATATATTCATGTTAAGAATTGTTTTTGATTAGCAACTGGCCATTTAAGAATCCGAAATGGTTTGGCGATATCAAGCCTTTGTAAAAGCCCGCCTGTTCTTTGTTCAAAAGATATTCATTGAATTCGAAAGTAATTGACTTGACTCCCACCTTGAGACTCGGCTTGAGCCTCAAGCTAGTGAAACAAGCTCCCTAATCTTTCGTTAAGCAGGCTTTCTGAAAAATCGGCATGATATGTGCCATCAAAACTGCTTCATCGCAAATTGTTTGCAAGACCTGTCAAAACGGCATAAAAGCGACAATTTCGATGACTGAAGATGCCCTCAGAAACTTCCCAGTGCAATACCTTGCGTAACCTAGAAATAGATAAAACGCGTACCATCATCTTCACTGCAACGCTTGCTTTGTTGGTGTTAGGCTCAACGGGTGCATTTACCCAATTGATGCCAGAAAATGCAGAGCCAATGTTTGCAACGTCTGTAGAAGGCGTCGCAACCGACTCCCTGACAGCACCTGCTGACTCTGTATTTCAGGTAACGTTTGCAAGTACAAAAGAAGAAATCCAGTTGCGGCCTTACCAGTTGCCGCTTATTCCGGCTTCTTCTATAGATTCAGAAACCCTTTGGCTCGCCCGCTGCATTTACTCTGAAACCAATCGCCCTGAAGAACAGGAGCTGATTGCATGGGTAGTGCGCAACCGCGTAGAATCTACGTACAGAGGCAAAACAACGTACCGCAGGGTTGTACTCGACCCTTATCAGTTTAGCGCTTTTAACGCTGACTCGCCTAAATCGAGCTATTACCGTTCATTGATGCCATCACACAACCAGGATGGCTGGCAACGTGCGCTTACGATTGCCTACTATGTGCGTCTCGCACGGCCTGATTACCGGCCATTCTCTGCTGAGACCCTGCACTTTTACAGTGAACAGTCTATGGTTGGCCGCAAAAAACCCGCGTGGGCCTACGGCAGCCAACCAATTCAGACGCCTGAGCGTTACGCGCTCGACGAACGTCGCTTCCGGTTCTATGAGGGCATTTCCTAGCAGATCACTTACACTGGTCTGAGGCAACCTCACAAAATCAAAACGGGTTTCAGGAGCTATCCTGAAACCCGTTTTCTATTTTGGTCTGCTACCAATCCGTAATCAATGACGGACCCTGTAAGGCAGTACCTCGAACGTAAGCTACAACCCTACCCCGAGGCGTAACATCACGCCGTTCAGGAGTTGGGTATCAGTTGTTGAGAACGTACGGCCGGCTATCTGAAACTCACTGCCTGTAAACTCAGACAAACCAAATGTGTATTTCATTTCCGGGTAGAGCATAAACAAACCCATATCCAACTCGATACCAAACCCAAAGCCCCCGGCTACACTTACATTGTTCATCCCCTCAATTTCGTCGCGCGACCCCGATGGAAAGCGCAGCACTGGCCCGACCGTTATAAACGGGGTAAGAATCTCCATATTGAACCTGAAACGGAAATCAAGTGGGATTTCAAACAGGTTAATATTGAAGTTGTCGCGGAAGTTGGGATCTGCATCGTTGGCAAATTCAAAAATACTGCCGGCAGACATATAGCGCAGACCCGGCCGCAGGGCAAGTCCACCGATAGGCAGATCAAACCACAACTCAGCATGCCAACCAGCGGCATTTTCAAAGCTGGAGAGTCCGCCTCCCAGATCTACATCTGTGAGTTTGTTGAAATTATATCCTGCAGAAAACCCGATCTGGGCTTGAGCGATGGGCGTTGTGCAGAGGCCGAAGCCTACAAAAGCCAGTACGAGTACGGCTAATTTGCTGTGTTGCTTATTCATACGATATGCGGCCCGCGGGCCTTGTGTTAAGAAAAATACTGGGCAGGGAAGGTTGCAACCTGATTTTTACTGACGAGTTCTCACAGTGTTCACCCACCCAATTTATGGTTGACTATACAAGTTTGCGCATTGCAAGCTCGTTTGAAACCTCTCCAAAGAGGCAATTTCGCGCAAGTGTCCAGACTGCATAACGCAGGGTAGACCAGCTTTGTTACTGACAGCCAATCGGTTGCCAAGACCCGGCATAAGCCTGCTTCCACCTACATATTCTAACGACAATATGAAAATCGGCATTACTTGTTACCCCGTGTACGGCGGTAGCGGTGTTGTAGCTACTGAACTGGGCATTGCGTTGGCAGCTCGAGGCCATGAAATCCATTTCATTTCTTATGCACTACCCTTCAGGCTAGGTAAGTTAACCCCTAACATTTTCTTCCACGAAGTAGCCGTTTCATCTTATCCATTATTTGAATATCCCCCGTATGCGCTCACACTAACGAGCAAAATGGCGGATATTGCAAAACACGAGCAACTGGACCTGCTCCACGTTCATTACGCAATTCCTCATGCAACCAGTGCCGTATTGGCGCGACAGATTCTCGCGGAACAGGGTATTAATATTCCTGTCGTCACAACCTTGCACGGTACTGATATAACCCTGGTTGGCAGAGACCCTTCTTTTGAACCTGTAGTAACTTATTCCATGAATCAATCGGACGGCATCACGGCTGTTTCTGATTATTTACGCCAGGAAACCATCAATCATTTTGATATCAAGCGGGATATTAAAGTCATTCCAAACTTTATTGATACAGAGCGATTCCAGCGGCTGGATACCTCGACACTCAAGCAAGAACTCTGCCCGAAATGCGAGAAAGTGCTGGTGCATGTATCAAACTTTCGACCCATCAAAAATACCCTGCACGTTGTGGAGATCTTCCACAAGCTGCGGCAAGCCGGATTGTCTCTGAAGCTGTTGCTTGTTGGCGATGGCCCCGACCGGATGCCGGCTGAACGATTGGCCCGCAAACTGGGGATCTACAATGAGATTCGGTTTATGGGAAAACAGGATGCGGTTGAGGAGATTCTGTCTATCGCCGACGTTTTCATCATCCCCAGTGGCTCTGAAACCTTTGGGCTCGCGGCCCTCGAAGCCATGGCTTGCGAAGTCCCCGTTGTTGCCAGCAATATTGGCGGCTTGCCTGAACTTGTTGAAGATGGCAAAACTGGATTCTTATGCCCGGAAGGCGACATTGACGCCTTTGCAGAAAAAACAAGAATGCTGATTGAAAACGACGATTTGCACCATAAAATGGGCAAAGCAGCACGCGAGGCTGCCGTTGAGAAGTTTGCGAATGAGCACATCATCCCGCAATATGAGCAATTCTATCAGCATGCCATAGCTCAAAAGCGCGGCACTCCTTCGAATGGCAGGCTTACCGATTACATAAAAACTGAACAGTAGTCCCCTTTTCATTAAAATGCACCAATAAAAAAGGCACAGCATATTTGCTGCGCCTTTTACTACTGTATTGCGTTTCGTTTATCCGACCGGGTCTTTGATTTCAAAGTACTCACGCTGAACGTTGAAAAATGGCTGTTTGTAGAGCCGCTTACCTGTTGCTTTTGCCAGCGCATTCGCAAGCGCTGCAGCTACGGGAGGCAAGGAAGGCTCACCCAGCCCGGTTGGATCTATGCCGTTATCGACAAAGAACGTTTCAATCTCTTTCGGGGCCTGCGGATTTCTGATTAACTTGTAACGATTGAAGTTATTTTGATCAGGCGCACCATCTTCGAACGACATCGCGCTGTACATGGCGTGTCCGATGCCATCCACAATGCCACCCTCGATCTGATTGAGCGCACTGCCGGGATTAATAACGATTCCGCAGTCGACAGCACACCAAACTTTGTGTACCTTCGGCATGTTGTCTGCGATCACAACGTCGGCAATTTGCGCCACATACGAATTGTGACAAAAGTAAGCTGACACACCCCGATAAACACCAGGCGTATCAGCACCCCAGTTAGCTTTTTCCTTGATCAGGCGCAGCACACCGGCATACCGGGCCGCATCATAATCATTTCTCTCGCCAACAGGATTTGCAATGGCACGCTCAAAGAGGGCCAACCGGAAATCAATAGGATCTTTCCCAGCTGCTTCAGCAACTTCATCCAAGAACATCTGCTCAGCCCCTGCAATAAAGTTCGACCGCGGCGCACGCCAGGCGCCCGTTGAGACGTCAGATTCAAGCGTAAAATTCTCTGCCAGGTAGTTGTCAACTGTACCGGCAGGGAATCGGTTGGCAAACACAGGGCTTCCATGGATGCCGGCGCCACGCACATGGAACCCAATCAATTTATTGTCTTCGTCGAGTGCCGCGCGGTACATAACCTGGTAAGCCGGCCGGTAGGTCCCCTGCGTCATGTCGTCTTCGCGGGTGTACACAAGTTTGACCGGTACGCCGGCTTTCTGGGAGATCATTGCGGCCTCCAGGCCGAAATCTCCACCATACAGCCGACGGCCAAAACCACCGCCCATCCGGGTCATGCCAATGGTAATCTGCTCTTCAGACATTCCCAATAGTTTCGAAACCGAACTGCGGAGAAATTCTGGTGTCTGAATTGGCCCGTGTAGCGTTGCATGATCCGCCGTTACGTCGGCGAAGAAGTTCATGGGCTCCATCGTATTGTGGGCCAGGAACGGCGCTGCATACGTACGCTCAACAATTTGTGCAGCATTTGCAAAAGCCGCCTCCGGATCACCATCACGTCGCGCCGGCTCGGTGGTGCCGTTTTGCAACAGATCTGTCAGGCCAGCTTCATGATCAGCAGAGCTTTCCAACGCCCCGGTTGCCTCCCACACCACGTTCAGCGCTTTTTTCGCTTTCATCACTTCCCAGGTAGAATTACCCAGAATTACAATTTTCTCAGGAAAAGCGTTGATATCCGACCATTGCGGCTCAAACCCTTCAGGCGCTACGTTAATCGTAAAGATGTCATGGATACCGGGCATCGCACGGGCTTCCGCATCATCAAGGGATTTCATTTTCATCCCAAACGCCGGCGCATGCTCGATCATTGCAATCAGCATACCCTCAGCTTTGTAATCGATGCCATACAGCGGCTCACCCTTGATAATTTTGACCGCGTCAACGTTTTTCTGGCTCGTCCCGATGATTTTAAAGTCTTTCGGGTCTTTCAGCACAACTTCTTCAGGCACCGCCATGCCGGCAGCAGCAGAAGCCACACTGCCATATCCAATGGTTCTACCACTGCCTTTGTGTGAGATCACCCCCGCCTCAGTGGTCAGCTCTGCAACAGGCACATCCCAAGCCTTTGCCGCCGCGTCCAGTAGCATGCGGCGTGCTGAAGCGCCGGCCATACGCAGGCCCTTCCAGCCTTGACGGATTGACTGGCTTCCCCCGGCAAGCTGCCGACGAAACTTACCCGTATCCAATCCAGCCTGTTCAACCACCACATTTTTCCAATCCACATCCAGCTCTTCCGCCACAATCATTGGCATCGCGGTTTTTACATTCTGCCCAATTTCCGGATTCGGGGACATGATGGTAACGATGCCATCGTCACTAATTTTCAAGAAAGCATTTACGTTGTGCCATGCAGAAACGCCGCTTGCCTGTGCAGCAGCTGGCGTTGCAGACCAATTGAAGCCCAGCATCATGCCACCGCCTGCAAGGGCAGACGCTTTCAAAAATGATCGTCTGTTTACGGTTGTTTTTAGTACTGTTGAATTCATTGTAGCCACGGTAGTGAATCTCTTTGCGTGATAAGATTAGCCCATTTTTCCAGCTGCATCCTTGATAGCTGCCCGGATGCGGACGTAGGTACCGCAGCGACAAATGTTGCCGTTCATTGCGTTTTCGATCTCCTGATCGGTTGGTTTGGGGTTCCTTGCCAGAAAAGCGGCAGCGTTCATGATCTGGCCGGCCTGACAATAGCCACATTGAGGCACATCGTGTTCAACCCAGGCTTCCTGGAGCGGATGATCACCCGCTTCAGACAGGCCTTCAATGGTTGTGATCGGCTTTTCACCAACAGCCGAAACCGGCACGGAGCAAGACCGAACCGCTACACCGTCCAGATGTACGGTACACGCCCCACATTGGGCAATTCCACACCCAAATTTGGTCCCCACCAAATCCAGATGGTCGCGCAAGACCCAGAGCATGGGCGTATCTGGCAAGACGTCAACCTGGAGGGTTTTGCCATTGACGTTGAGATTAAATGTAGCCATAGTGATTGGATGTTATAAAAGCGTTGCTCGAAAAAGTTAGCACGGAGTTTATTAAGGTAGTAAAGGCGCAGGAAAGCGGCAATTACAAGACCGATGAATATTGGCGAGGTTGCCGCTTAAAACGGATATTTTGGCAATTTGTATCAAGCAAAGAGATGGCATTTTGTGGGAGATCAAAAAACGGCAACGCACGTGTTGCAAAGGCGCTACGTAAACCGGTAGGTATCCTTTATTTACAAAGCAACTGACAACCAGTACTTTGCGTGTACGGAATCACAAAACATCCTGTACCTCCCCTGCCCATGATCCGCATTATTCTTGTTGCTCTTGTCACCCTGGTCAGCGCTTGCCAACCGCGCCAGCATGCTGTTGAAATAGATCTGTCAGAGCTTACTGTAGCCGACATCCACAACGCGTACAATAATGGCGATTACACAGCAGAGCAACTTGTCGAAGCTTACATCGCGCGCATCCAGCAATTCGACCAGGCAACGGGCATGAATGCTATTGTGCTGATCAATCCAGATGCACGCGAAGATGCGCGTGCACTGGATATCGAACTGCAAAACAACGGTACGCTGCGCCCGCTACACGGCATACCGATGATTGTGAAAGACAATTACAACACCATCGGACTGCAAACAGCGGCCGGCTCGGTGGCGCTCAAAGGATTCACGCCAGACACCGATGCCTTTCAGGTAAGCAAGCTAAAAGAGGCCGGCGCGATCATCATCGCCAAATCGAACATGGCAGAATGGGCCTTTAGCCCGCGTCACACAGAAAGCTCGCTTGCCGGCACAACCCGCAATCCGTACAACCTGGCCCATGTGCCGGCTGGCTCAAGTGGCGGGACGGGCGCCGGCGTAGCATCAAACTTCGGCACCATCGGCCTCGGTACAGACACAGGCAATTCCATTCGCGGCCCCTCATCCCACAATGCACTTGTTGGCTTTCGCTCAACCCTCGGCCTTACCAGCCGCGAAGGCATCGTCCCGCTCTACCTGCGAAA contains:
- the coaD gene encoding pantetheine-phosphate adenylyltransferase; protein product: MRVALFPGSFDPFTLGHLDLLERGLSIFDRIEVTVAVNSSKKALFDPEERCQLIEACVAHLDRVSVHSFKGLIADHARERNAVALLRGLRQVSDFEYERPMADANRKLNPGLETVFLLPAQEYGLISSTIVRDVHRWGGDVSSFVPPPILEALRSKM
- the rsmD gene encoding 16S rRNA (guanine(966)-N(2))-methyltransferase RsmD, whose amino-acid sequence is MRIIAGSLRSRTLKAPKGHLTRPTTDRTRESLFNLLTSRIDFEDIQILDLFAGTGSLGLEAISRGANLVYFVESNSRVMKICRENATTLGVDEATVFYQTEVASFLRSYHGEPFDIVFADPPYALDGIERLPDRVWPLLKPGGMFSLEHDQQHNFEDDDRVVRVKSYGRTTVSIFQK
- a CDS encoding pyridoxine 5'-phosphate synthase, yielding MTRLLINIDHVATLRNARREAFPDPVHAAVLAETAGADGIVFHHRVDERHINERDVRILKEVVKTKLDFELSMNEGIIALCCEIQPPLATLVPEKREEVTTESGLDIIKHKSRIKAVTAQLFDAGIEEVALFVDPDPAQIEAVAATGANCIELHTGEYAVAASHAERMRQIERLAAAATQAHAMGITVHAGHGLDYSNYALFKQHVPYISEVSIGFAVIARAMFIGFEQAVREMLQIVKN
- the era gene encoding GTPase Era; protein product: MSKNTEIPSPHRSGYIALIGKPNVGKSTLINALVGQKMSIVTSKPQTTRHRVLGIHSTDDYQAIFLDTPGVLEPKYKLHAAMMRNVHSAADDADVILMIVDVRDDPKDVMDLGVLKGKPVFLVINKIDLIPEKEALPLAEAYAEMYNFEGIIPISALKGANLDRLKSLFLTYLPAGPPFYPKEMISEHPVRFFVAEIIREKIFEFYSKEIPYSTQVNITVYKEREKKKDLIDAEIVVERNSQKGILIGKGGSALKRVGSAARKDIEALIDREIFLQLHVKVREGWRNHDNLLKSFGYGKQ
- a CDS encoding nuclear transport factor 2 family protein, encoding MAISFETEQEREVWGVINAINEAWVNDRAEQVALHLHPDCVMTSPDFDQYLRGKQAVVDSYIAYTKMARTLAFGIANASVDIFGDMAMVNTTFVMTYQLEGKTYQSSGRDIWTLKHANNRWYGIWRSLADMQEEASG
- a CDS encoding 4-phosphoerythronate dehydrogenase; translation: MFNILSEEKILFATDAFGNLGNITLCKGNRLTAKDLNYIDILLIRSGTRVDHALLAGTPVQFVASATVGTDHVDKAYLVSRNVPFYHAPACNAESVVEYVLAALYEVAARQKTTLKGKTVGIVGAGSIGGRLAKRLPALGMQILVNDPPQFGNKPGHTHPFPVVSLDTLLAQSDIVTTHTPLTKTGAHATHHLLDKARLLQMKPDAWLVNAARGAIVSNEALKSVLKAGHLGAVILDVWEYEPEIDTELLSLVDIGTPHIAGHSYEGKVNGTIQIYEAFTAHYGVDGGWEPASILQPTAEDQLLLEMPAVPVDDEAWMLNVIRQMYDIRADDAAFRALLSLPKVEQGAFFLASRKGYPRRRTFRLHHFDASAALPEVARRRLEKGLYMQP
- a CDS encoding outer membrane beta-barrel protein — its product is MNKQHSKLAVLVLAFVGFGLCTTPIAQAQIGFSAGYNFNKLTDVDLGGGLSSFENAAGWHAELWFDLPIGGLALRPGLRYMSAGSIFEFANDADPNFRDNFNINLFEIPLDFRFRFNMEILTPFITVGPVLRFPSGSRDEIEGMNNVSVAGGFGFGIELDMGLFMLYPEMKYTFGLSEFTGSEFQIAGRTFSTTDTQLLNGVMLRLGVGL
- the bshA gene encoding N-acetyl-alpha-D-glucosaminyl L-malate synthase BshA, which produces MKIGITCYPVYGGSGVVATELGIALAARGHEIHFISYALPFRLGKLTPNIFFHEVAVSSYPLFEYPPYALTLTSKMADIAKHEQLDLLHVHYAIPHATSAVLARQILAEQGINIPVVTTLHGTDITLVGRDPSFEPVVTYSMNQSDGITAVSDYLRQETINHFDIKRDIKVIPNFIDTERFQRLDTSTLKQELCPKCEKVLVHVSNFRPIKNTLHVVEIFHKLRQAGLSLKLLLVGDGPDRMPAERLARKLGIYNEIRFMGKQDAVEEILSIADVFIIPSGSETFGLAALEAMACEVPVVASNIGGLPELVEDGKTGFLCPEGDIDAFAEKTRMLIENDDLHHKMGKAAREAAVEKFANEHIIPQYEQFYQHAIAQKRGTPSNGRLTDYIKTEQ